The Formosa sp. Hel1_33_131 genome window below encodes:
- a CDS encoding DUF4369 domain-containing protein, with amino-acid sequence MNNSLYFILAILITACTQQTPKNTTVRGSIKGFQKGTLYLQSVIDGGFTTLDSLVMNSTTDFELGCDLEEAELLFLSLSKEVDAERISFFADKGLTTINTSLKRFKFDAKIEGSKQQKLLESYYKNIARFKDQKLELIEAQLNAQKDGFSARADSLQIQMDKLVQRSYLYSINFAVNNKESEVAPFVAVSEIYDANVKYLDTINKILPPKIANSKYGIILEAYIKSVKSE; translated from the coding sequence ATGAACAACAGCTTATACTTTATCCTTGCCATCCTCATCACGGCTTGTACACAGCAAACCCCTAAAAACACAACCGTTAGAGGAAGTATTAAAGGCTTTCAAAAAGGAACGCTCTACCTTCAAAGTGTGATTGATGGTGGATTTACAACCTTGGATTCTTTGGTGATGAATAGTACAACCGATTTTGAATTGGGCTGCGACTTGGAAGAAGCGGAGTTGTTATTCTTAAGTTTATCAAAAGAGGTGGATGCAGAACGCATTTCTTTCTTTGCTGATAAAGGACTTACAACTATAAACACAAGCTTAAAACGCTTCAAGTTCGATGCGAAAATAGAAGGCAGCAAACAACAAAAATTACTGGAATCCTATTACAAAAACATTGCCCGTTTCAAGGATCAAAAACTAGAACTCATTGAGGCGCAGTTAAACGCTCAAAAAGATGGCTTCTCAGCACGTGCCGATTCGCTTCAAATTCAAATGGATAAATTAGTCCAACGCAGCTATTTGTACAGCATCAATTTTGCTGTCAATAATAAAGAGAGTGAAGTCGCACCTTTTGTAGCGGTTTCTGAAATTTATGATGCCAATGTGAAATACTTGGATACCATAAACAAAATATTGCCTCCAAAAATTGCCAATTCTAAGTATGGAATTATTCTGGAGGCCTATATTAAATCTGTAAAGTCTGAGTAA
- a CDS encoding type I phosphomannose isomerase catalytic subunit, with protein MKPLYPLKFHPILKNKIWGGQKLQQLLNKPTMATDAGESWEISDVEGDTSVVANGPLEGTSLKNLLETYTSDLLGEKNFRQFGKKFPLLIKFIDAKEDLSVQLHPNDQLAKERHNSFGKTEMWYVLQADTDSNLIVGFNQEMTQDLYLKHLEAKTLQSILNFDNVQAGDTYFIEVGRIHAIGAGVLLAEIQQTSDITYRVYDWDRVDADGNERELHNDIALEAFDFDMPDNYRVKYSKNSNTSTELVSCPYFTTNVLDVKEPILKENTHDSFIIYMCVEGKATVEVDGTVTEISMGETVLIPACIERFLISANHAKLLEVYIELV; from the coding sequence ATGAAACCACTTTATCCCTTAAAATTTCATCCGATTCTCAAAAATAAAATTTGGGGCGGTCAAAAACTACAACAACTTTTAAACAAACCCACCATGGCTACGGATGCCGGCGAAAGTTGGGAAATCAGTGACGTGGAAGGCGATACCTCTGTGGTTGCCAATGGTCCTTTGGAAGGTACATCGCTAAAAAACCTTTTGGAGACTTATACGTCTGACTTGTTAGGCGAGAAGAACTTCCGTCAGTTTGGGAAAAAATTTCCCTTGCTTATTAAGTTTATTGACGCCAAAGAAGATTTGTCCGTTCAGTTGCATCCCAACGATCAGTTGGCGAAAGAACGCCACAACAGTTTTGGAAAAACCGAAATGTGGTATGTGCTTCAAGCGGATACGGATTCCAATTTGATAGTTGGTTTTAATCAGGAGATGACACAAGACTTGTACCTCAAACATCTGGAAGCTAAAACGCTGCAAAGCATCTTAAATTTTGACAACGTCCAAGCAGGGGATACCTATTTCATTGAAGTAGGGAGAATTCATGCGATTGGAGCAGGGGTGCTTTTGGCAGAAATTCAACAGACCAGTGATATTACCTACCGCGTGTATGACTGGGACCGCGTGGATGCCGATGGCAATGAACGGGAGTTGCACAATGACATTGCGCTGGAAGCTTTTGACTTTGATATGCCGGATAATTACAGAGTGAAGTATTCCAAAAATTCAAATACTTCTACCGAACTGGTCAGTTGTCCATATTTCACAACGAATGTGCTGGACGTCAAAGAACCAATTCTAAAAGAAAACACACACGATTCTTTTATAATTTATATGTGTGTGGAAGGAAAAGCCACTGTGGAAGTGGACGGAACTGTCACTGAAATTTCGATGGGGGAGACGGTTTTAATTCCTGCCTGTATCGAACGATTTTTGATTTCTGCAAATCATGCAAAACTTTTAGAAGTTTATATTGAACTCGTTTAA
- a CDS encoding 6-pyruvoyl trahydropterin synthase family protein: protein MKVTISRKAHFNAAHRLYRPDWSFEKNDAIFGKCNNPNFHGHNYDLTVSVTGEIDPETGYVMDVKILKNFIKSEVEDAFDHKNLNLDVPEFKDLNPTAENIVVVIYDKLKAVLESNLDLEVTLYETPRNFVTYSGN from the coding sequence ATGAAAGTCACCATAAGTAGAAAAGCACATTTTAATGCCGCCCATAGATTGTACCGCCCCGATTGGAGTTTTGAAAAAAACGATGCCATTTTTGGGAAATGCAACAACCCTAATTTTCACGGGCACAATTACGACCTTACGGTCAGTGTGACGGGAGAGATCGATCCAGAAACAGGGTATGTGATGGACGTTAAAATTCTGAAAAACTTTATCAAATCGGAAGTAGAAGATGCGTTTGATCACAAGAATTTAAACTTGGACGTACCTGAATTTAAAGATTTAAACCCCACTGCCGAAAACATTGTGGTGGTCATTTACGATAAGCTAAAAGCTGTCCTCGAATCTAATTTAGATTTGGAAGTGACGCTTTATGAAACCCCTCGTAATTTTGTGACTTACTCTGGAAACTAG
- the idi gene encoding isopentenyl-diphosphate Delta-isomerase encodes MMEEQVILVNAQDEQIGTMPKMEAHEKAVLHRAFSVFIFNAQNELMLQQRAAHKYHSPLLWTNTCCSHQRVGESNLEAGTRRLQEEMGFVTPLKETTWFIYKAPFDNGLTEHELDHIMVGSYEAAPVINTEEVEAWKWMPLEAVKADIKQQPTLYTEWFKIIFEKFYEHINTTNESHHK; translated from the coding sequence ATGATGGAAGAACAGGTCATTCTTGTGAATGCACAGGACGAACAAATAGGCACCATGCCAAAAATGGAAGCCCATGAAAAGGCGGTATTGCACCGAGCGTTTTCGGTGTTTATATTTAATGCCCAAAACGAATTGATGCTGCAACAACGTGCGGCTCATAAATACCATTCGCCGCTGTTGTGGACCAATACCTGCTGTTCCCACCAACGGGTAGGAGAATCCAATTTGGAAGCCGGCACACGCCGTTTGCAAGAAGAAATGGGTTTTGTGACGCCCCTCAAAGAAACCACTTGGTTTATTTACAAAGCGCCTTTTGACAATGGGCTCACCGAACACGAATTGGACCACATTATGGTGGGTTCTTACGAAGCAGCTCCCGTCATCAATACGGAAGAAGTGGAAGCCTGGAAATGGATGCCTTTGGAAGCCGTCAAAGCCGATATCAAACAGCAGCCAACACTGTACACCGAATGGTTTAAAATCATATTTGAAAAATTTTACGAACATATAAACACCACCAATGAAAGTCACCATAAGTAG
- a CDS encoding nucleoid-associated protein gives MAIKLDTSTITIENIIVHSIPKHRKSDFSIKPQYSEQESSLPDALRVFFKDKIISSLQSNKELRVCYNPKNESPVSIYINQIINSGGTDLIEQSKLITKYLFEVQNGQNASGILVIIFGKINDNKTCIIIKLERDEGAQLVLDPVTKSFNIKDVQDLMLTKKTKIYKVGLFINKSELKIKYDGSTADLQIDPKTKKEVTTWFIERFLGCIPLEDPRHTTKKFYTYTTTFIKTIEDPIKQAKYRQDFNSYLQKNSQRISAKEFADDYMETTDKNNYNKYLKNKNFRMSEFPKANDYIQNKIKTITITFANDIAIVGKKGTFDKNVKLESQEDGNTKAEIISKVKSIC, from the coding sequence ATGGCTATTAAACTTGACACAAGTACTATAACGATTGAAAATATCATCGTACATAGCATACCTAAACATCGAAAAAGTGACTTTTCTATTAAACCACAATATAGTGAACAAGAAAGTTCTCTTCCTGATGCATTAAGAGTGTTTTTTAAGGACAAAATCATCAGCTCTTTGCAAAGTAATAAAGAATTACGTGTTTGTTATAATCCTAAAAATGAATCTCCTGTTTCCATTTATATCAATCAAATAATTAATTCGGGTGGTACTGATTTAATTGAGCAGTCAAAATTAATAACCAAATATTTATTTGAAGTACAAAACGGACAAAATGCATCAGGAATTTTGGTGATAATATTTGGAAAAATAAATGATAACAAAACTTGCATTATTATCAAACTTGAAAGAGATGAAGGAGCACAATTAGTATTAGACCCTGTGACTAAATCTTTTAATATTAAGGATGTGCAAGATTTAATGCTTACAAAGAAAACAAAAATATATAAAGTAGGCTTATTTATAAACAAGTCTGAACTTAAGATAAAATATGATGGCAGTACAGCTGATTTGCAAATAGATCCAAAAACAAAAAAAGAAGTTACAACTTGGTTTATTGAAAGATTTTTGGGATGTATTCCTCTTGAAGACCCAAGACATACAACAAAGAAATTTTACACCTACACAACTACTTTTATAAAGACAATTGAGGATCCAATAAAACAAGCTAAATATAGACAAGACTTTAATTCGTATTTGCAGAAAAACTCACAAAGAATTAGTGCAAAGGAGTTCGCAGATGATTACATGGAAACTACTGATAAAAACAACTATAATAAATATCTAAAGAACAAAAACTTTAGAATGTCAGAGTTTCCCAAGGCTAATGATTATATACAAAATAAAATAAAAACAATAACCATAACTTTTGCAAATGACATCGCCATTGTTGGTAAAAAAGGAACATTTGATAAAAATGTAAAACTGGAAAGTCAAGAAGATGGGAATACAAAAGCAGAAATTATTTCTAAAGTAAAAAGCATTTGTTAA
- a CDS encoding nucleoid-associated protein, protein MLDFTNCNIGNVIAHQIGNKTNKEGIIISNLLLDTNDPRLRELLIKYFLFPFSNMEEFYSFTFSDGNFNLNPLYQLTSDVFSNEGNFIEISKSIAQHLYEVSLHPQIKAGDLFVSTFNNIKVDNILVNGFGVFKSENRQQFLKLNKKSNEFALNYDDGINIEKLDKGCLILNIGKEKGYKVYVIDKSNKSSEAQYWKDFFLNIRPTKTGYHLTNQFLGIAKQFVTEQLIEEFEVNKTDQIDLLNRSVDYFKTNDKFEKEDFEKSVFQSEELIKSFRSFDNSYRDNNDIELANSFDISSQAVKKQVRAFKKVLKLDKNFHIYIHGNKELIEQGVEKDGRKYYKIYYNDES, encoded by the coding sequence ATGTTAGATTTTACTAATTGCAACATAGGCAACGTGATTGCCCATCAAATTGGAAATAAAACCAATAAAGAAGGTATTATTATCTCAAATTTATTACTTGATACAAATGACCCAAGATTGAGGGAACTATTGATTAAATACTTTTTATTCCCATTCTCCAATATGGAAGAGTTTTATTCATTTACTTTTTCTGATGGGAATTTTAACTTGAACCCGTTATATCAACTTACAAGTGATGTGTTTTCAAACGAGGGTAACTTCATAGAAATAAGTAAAAGTATCGCTCAACATTTATACGAAGTATCGCTACACCCACAAATTAAGGCTGGAGATTTATTCGTCTCAACTTTTAATAATATTAAAGTTGATAATATATTGGTAAATGGTTTTGGTGTTTTCAAGTCTGAAAATAGACAACAATTTTTAAAATTAAATAAAAAGTCAAATGAATTTGCTTTAAATTATGATGATGGTATCAATATTGAAAAACTTGACAAAGGATGTCTAATCTTAAATATAGGAAAAGAAAAAGGATACAAGGTTTATGTTATTGACAAATCTAATAAATCAAGTGAAGCTCAATACTGGAAAGATTTTTTTCTAAATATTCGACCTACTAAGACTGGATACCATCTTACAAATCAATTTCTAGGAATAGCGAAACAATTCGTGACAGAGCAATTAATAGAAGAATTTGAAGTAAATAAAACTGACCAAATTGATTTATTAAATCGCTCTGTAGATTATTTCAAAACTAACGATAAATTTGAAAAAGAAGACTTTGAAAAATCAGTTTTTCAAAGTGAGGAGTTAATAAAATCTTTTAGAAGTTTCGATAACTCATATAGAGATAATAACGATATAGAACTTGCAAATAGTTTTGACATATCTTCACAAGCAGTAAAAAAGCAAGTTAGGGCTTTTAAAAAAGTATTGAAACTTGACAAGAATTTTCACATTTACATACACGGAAATAAAGAACTAATAGAACAAGGAGTGGAAAAAGATGGTAGAAAATATTATAAAATTTATTATAATGATGAGAGTTAA
- a CDS encoding patatin-like phospholipase family protein, which yields MKNKKKVRILTLDGGGIRGIIPATIIKYIEEYLEKKIPGTTIADHFDFISGTSTGGILTALYLTPQDGDHTKAKYAASEALDFYVKEGYGIFNASKISNWKRLWGLRSATLFSPRNLENLLQKKFGDLLISALIKPCLITTYNMNTKSSFFFTSNEDTSKREFYVRDVLRSTSAAPTYFPPAKIKNMAANVQENKALAEMINLDGGVFANNPTMCAYAEARNTNFKDRNNNEPSASDMYILSIGTGGGGFELQQKEKSANWSLLTWAKTIPDIMMDGSIDTVAFQMNEINGTLQPNDPGAYMRIDTPTEDQNYAADMSDASPENIKKLMNAGIKTLEYAKANGLDDFLDGLIDQ from the coding sequence ATGAAAAACAAGAAAAAAGTACGCATTCTCACCCTAGATGGCGGAGGCATTAGAGGCATCATTCCTGCTACTATTATTAAATACATCGAGGAATATCTAGAGAAAAAAATACCCGGAACCACTATTGCCGATCACTTTGACTTTATTTCTGGAACGAGTACGGGAGGCATCCTAACCGCTCTTTACTTAACCCCTCAGGATGGAGATCACACCAAAGCAAAATATGCTGCTTCAGAGGCATTGGATTTTTATGTAAAAGAAGGCTACGGTATTTTTAACGCCTCAAAGATTAGTAATTGGAAACGATTGTGGGGACTCAGAAGTGCGACCTTGTTTAGCCCTCGAAATTTAGAAAATTTACTTCAAAAGAAATTTGGAGACCTTCTGATCAGTGCGCTCATAAAACCCTGCCTTATTACCACTTATAATATGAATACCAAATCTTCTTTCTTTTTTACAAGCAATGAAGACACTTCTAAAAGGGAATTTTATGTACGGGACGTTTTACGGTCAACCTCAGCAGCGCCAACCTACTTTCCTCCAGCAAAAATAAAAAATATGGCAGCAAACGTCCAAGAAAATAAGGCGTTGGCTGAAATGATAAATTTGGACGGAGGCGTATTTGCCAACAACCCTACAATGTGTGCATACGCAGAAGCTAGAAACACAAACTTTAAAGACCGAAATAACAATGAACCCTCCGCAAGTGATATGTACATTTTATCCATTGGTACAGGCGGAGGCGGCTTTGAACTTCAGCAAAAAGAAAAAAGCGCTAATTGGAGTCTTTTAACATGGGCAAAGACCATCCCAGATATTATGATGGATGGAAGTATTGATACCGTAGCGTTTCAAATGAATGAGATCAATGGAACCCTCCAGCCGAATGATCCTGGGGCCTATATGCGGATTGATACGCCAACAGAAGATCAAAATTACGCTGCTGACATGTCTGATGCTTCGCCAGAAAACATTAAAAAACTGATGAATGCCGGTATCAAAACTCTGGAATACGCAAAAGCAAATGGTTTGGATGACTTTCTAGATGGGCTTATAGATCAATAA
- the ligA gene encoding NAD-dependent DNA ligase LigA codes for MDIKEQILQLREALSQHNYNYYVLDEPSISDFEFDTKLKQLQDLEAAYPQYYDASSPTLRVGGAVTKNFETIVHAQRMYSLDNSYSKEDLMDWETRLRKMVDGAIAYTCELKYDGASISLTYENGLLVQALTRGDGTQGDNVTANIKTIKSVPLKLRGDYPDKFEIRGEIVLPFEGFNAMNAERIAAGEEPYKNPRNTASGSLKLQDSAEVAKRPLECLLYSIVGENTDLKTQFENLEKARSWGFKVPTIAKLTDSIDGVLEFVNYWDIHRHELPYETDGVVVKVNSLFQQAELGYTAKAPRWAMAYKFKAEQVSTRLEHISYQVGRTGAITPVANLQPVELAGTIVKRASLHNADQIEKLDVRVGDWVYVEKGGEIIPKIMGVDLERRAADTPKTVYLTACPECETPLVRKEGEAHHYCPNDKGCSPQIIGRIQHYISRKALDIEGLGGETVALLVNEGLILDYADLYELTTDQIIHLDRMAEKSADNLVNGVQASKDVPFERVLFGLGIRYVGETVAKKLAKHYKSIEALSKATLEDLETVDEIGIRIAESVVDFFSKEANIQMVSRLILYGLQLQLSEEALSNQTTQLEGLRFVVSGVFETVSRDELKALIDSNGGKVVSSISAKTSYVVAGANMGPSKRTKAESLKVPIISEPEFLEMLS; via the coding sequence ATGGATATTAAAGAACAGATTTTACAACTTCGAGAGGCGCTAAGTCAGCATAATTATAACTATTATGTTTTGGATGAACCGTCCATTTCTGACTTTGAGTTTGACACCAAGTTGAAACAACTCCAAGACTTAGAAGCAGCATATCCACAGTATTATGATGCCAGTTCGCCAACCCTCAGAGTGGGCGGTGCTGTCACTAAAAACTTTGAAACCATTGTGCATGCCCAACGCATGTACTCTTTAGATAATTCCTATTCCAAAGAAGATTTGATGGATTGGGAAACCCGATTACGAAAGATGGTCGATGGTGCCATTGCATATACTTGTGAGTTGAAATACGACGGCGCGTCTATCAGTCTCACCTATGAAAACGGGTTGCTTGTTCAGGCGTTGACACGGGGCGATGGTACGCAAGGTGACAATGTTACGGCAAACATTAAAACCATTAAATCCGTGCCTTTAAAATTACGGGGCGACTATCCAGACAAATTTGAAATTCGTGGTGAAATTGTTCTTCCTTTTGAAGGCTTTAATGCCATGAATGCCGAGCGCATCGCCGCAGGGGAGGAACCTTATAAAAACCCACGGAACACCGCTTCTGGAAGTTTAAAATTACAAGATAGCGCCGAGGTTGCCAAACGCCCTTTGGAGTGTTTGTTGTACAGCATTGTGGGTGAAAATACCGATTTAAAAACCCAGTTTGAAAATCTTGAAAAAGCACGTTCTTGGGGGTTTAAAGTCCCCACCATTGCCAAGCTTACCGACTCCATTGATGGGGTGTTAGAATTTGTCAACTATTGGGACATCCACCGTCATGAATTGCCTTACGAAACAGATGGTGTTGTGGTGAAAGTGAACAGTTTATTTCAACAAGCCGAGTTGGGCTATACTGCCAAAGCCCCGCGTTGGGCGATGGCTTATAAATTTAAAGCAGAGCAGGTTTCTACACGCCTCGAACACATTTCGTATCAGGTGGGGAGAACGGGGGCGATTACACCCGTGGCGAATCTTCAGCCTGTGGAATTGGCAGGAACGATTGTGAAACGTGCTTCGCTCCACAATGCCGATCAAATAGAAAAATTAGACGTCCGCGTTGGCGACTGGGTCTATGTCGAAAAAGGCGGTGAAATCATTCCTAAAATTATGGGGGTCGATTTGGAACGTCGTGCGGCAGATACACCCAAAACAGTGTACCTCACCGCCTGCCCAGAATGTGAAACACCACTCGTTCGAAAAGAAGGGGAGGCACATCATTATTGTCCGAATGACAAGGGCTGTTCGCCTCAAATTATTGGACGTATTCAACATTATATTTCCCGAAAAGCCTTGGACATCGAAGGTTTGGGTGGCGAAACCGTGGCCTTATTGGTCAATGAGGGATTGATCCTTGATTATGCCGATTTATACGAGCTGACAACGGATCAGATCATCCACCTCGACCGCATGGCAGAGAAAAGCGCCGATAACTTAGTCAACGGCGTTCAAGCCTCTAAAGACGTCCCTTTTGAACGGGTCTTGTTTGGACTGGGCATTCGCTATGTAGGAGAAACGGTGGCCAAAAAATTAGCCAAACATTACAAATCCATAGAAGCCTTGTCCAAAGCCACTTTGGAAGATTTAGAAACGGTGGACGAAATCGGCATTAGAATTGCCGAAAGTGTAGTGGATTTCTTTAGTAAGGAAGCAAATATTCAAATGGTATCTCGTTTGATTTTATACGGCCTCCAATTGCAACTGTCAGAAGAAGCTCTGTCCAATCAAACCACTCAGTTAGAAGGGCTGCGTTTTGTGGTGTCTGGTGTGTTTGAAACGGTCTCTCGTGACGAGCTCAAAGCCCTCATCGATTCCAATGGTGGAAAGGTGGTGAGTTCTATTTCAGCCAAAACCTCCTATGTGGTAGCAGGTGCCAATATGGGACCCAGCAAGCGCACCAAAGCCGAGAGCCTCAAAGTGCCTATTATTTCTGAACCCGAGTTTTTGGAGATGCTGAGTTAA
- the prmC gene encoding peptide chain release factor N(5)-glutamine methyltransferase has translation MQLKSLHNFFQNGLLGYYPKDEIGAFFHRVCEHHLGFKRIDVSLKSETLITPETFEYFETIISRLLTYEPIQYILGTTSFFGLEFKVDVNVLIPRPETEELVAWILKGADPNNPLKILDIGTGSGCIAVSLAKHLPNAEVYALDVSPAALEMAQYNAQQNDVQLNCIEANVLEWTNTELSFDVIVSNPPYVRESEKEHMAPNVLEHEPHLALFVENESPLVFYKAIVELSKINLKKDGLLYFEINEYLGAETKALCSSDDFEDVQLKADVFAKNRMMRATKR, from the coding sequence ATGCAATTAAAATCACTTCATAATTTTTTTCAAAATGGACTCTTAGGCTATTACCCTAAAGATGAAATAGGTGCATTTTTTCACAGAGTTTGCGAACATCATTTAGGGTTCAAACGCATTGATGTGAGCCTAAAATCCGAGACCCTCATTACTCCCGAAACGTTTGAATATTTTGAAACTATCATCAGTCGTTTGTTAACCTATGAGCCCATTCAGTATATTTTAGGAACCACCTCCTTTTTTGGATTGGAATTTAAAGTCGATGTCAATGTATTGATCCCACGCCCTGAAACTGAAGAATTGGTGGCTTGGATTTTAAAAGGTGCAGATCCCAACAACCCCCTTAAAATTTTAGATATAGGCACTGGTTCTGGCTGCATTGCGGTGAGTTTGGCTAAGCACTTGCCCAATGCAGAAGTGTATGCCTTGGATGTGAGCCCAGCTGCTTTGGAAATGGCACAGTACAATGCGCAACAAAATGACGTTCAGTTGAACTGTATCGAAGCGAATGTTTTGGAATGGACAAACACTGAATTGTCGTTTGATGTCATCGTGTCCAATCCGCCTTATGTTCGTGAGAGTGAAAAAGAACACATGGCACCCAATGTGTTGGAACACGAGCCGCATTTGGCGTTGTTTGTTGAAAATGAAAGTCCACTCGTATTTTATAAAGCCATTGTGGAGCTGAGTAAAATAAACCTTAAAAAAGACGGTTTGCTCTATTTTGAAATCAACGAATATTTAGGAGCTGAAACAAAAGCACTTTGTTCCTCAGATGATTTTGAAGACGTTCAATTAAAAGCGGATGTTTTTGCTAAAAATAGAATGATGCGCGCTACCAAGCGTTGA
- a CDS encoding GNAT family N-acetyltransferase produces MRIREIQFNDNSQIESIIKSIFRELQLPLTGTVYEDVETTQMFESYQEEKAVYFVVVDEGEVKGGSGIKVLDPKDASICELQKMYLSHEIRGKGYSKQLLEICLDAAKSMGYKQCYLETLSELKTAQKLYKQYGFEYLETSMGNTGHSSCGVRMIKTL; encoded by the coding sequence ATGCGTATTAGAGAAATTCAATTTAACGATAATTCACAAATCGAATCCATCATTAAATCCATATTTAGAGAGCTTCAACTCCCTTTGACAGGGACTGTTTACGAAGATGTTGAAACCACGCAAATGTTTGAATCCTATCAAGAAGAAAAGGCCGTTTATTTTGTGGTGGTGGATGAAGGCGAAGTGAAGGGCGGTTCTGGGATTAAAGTCTTAGACCCTAAAGATGCATCCATTTGTGAACTTCAAAAAATGTATCTTTCTCACGAAATACGAGGGAAAGGATACAGCAAACAACTTTTAGAAATTTGTTTGGATGCTGCCAAATCGATGGGGTACAAGCAGTGCTATTTAGAAACGCTCTCGGAACTTAAAACAGCTCAGAAATTATATAAACAATACGGATTTGAATACTTAGAGACTTCAATGGGAAATACCGGCCACAGCTCTTGCGGTGTTCGAATGATAAAAACCTTATAA
- a CDS encoding LEA type 2 family protein: protein MKKFTILALIVLTTSCAIKQKPVFIKIDGIQLVDANSKTLTLRADALFNNPNDVGGRLNTEGVTVFVNDILMGVVRAEEFKVPTKDDFRVPLQMEVNTKDLLNKDPNGLLGGLLNSVLNRTLKVKYEGVIQFKALGFTYTYPINKTETIKIKL, encoded by the coding sequence ATGAAAAAATTTACGATCCTCGCCTTAATCGTTTTGACAACGAGTTGCGCCATCAAGCAGAAACCTGTATTTATCAAAATAGACGGGATTCAACTTGTGGACGCTAATTCCAAAACACTGACCTTGAGAGCGGATGCCCTTTTTAACAATCCAAACGATGTTGGCGGCCGACTGAATACCGAAGGTGTCACTGTGTTTGTAAATGATATTTTAATGGGAGTCGTTCGTGCAGAGGAATTTAAAGTCCCTACAAAAGATGATTTTAGGGTGCCACTTCAAATGGAAGTCAACACAAAAGACCTTTTAAACAAGGATCCAAATGGGTTGTTAGGTGGGCTTCTAAACAGTGTTTTGAATCGCACTTTAAAAGTTAAATATGAAGGAGTTATTCAATTTAAAGCCTTAGGTTTTACGTACACATATCCTATTAATAAAACAGAAACTATTAAAATTAAATTATAA